Proteins from a single region of Hordeum vulgare subsp. vulgare chromosome 6H, MorexV3_pseudomolecules_assembly, whole genome shotgun sequence:
- the LOC123401161 gene encoding uncharacterized protein LOC123401161, whose product MPGSTNLRDCKVLEKMVKMYAEKGELYGAICAVPAVTLAHWGMLKGLKATCYPSFMEKFTSEVILVNSRVVVDRNVVTSQGPGTAIEFALALVEQLYDKEKMEEVAGPLGTPCPLYFEFCGDGSHLTPKREWSDVRVVRKLRGLRQQEKFAARNHFRGLRDSQQAGGRRPTPLFMLAMDNLRDRKLAEQRTRDSDIPEYLTCPLCGQVMIDPVTIATGKTFDQQFLKDWFEKKGLVCPLTGEPVSGAIVRNERIRGYLKEWEDSKAELITKVQSRISYKP is encoded by the exons ATGCCGGGATCAACTAATCTCAGAGACTGTAAAGTGCTCGAGAAGATGGTCAAGATGTATGCAGAGAAGGGGGAACTCTATGGCGCCATTTGCGCTGTGCCCGCGGTGACGTTGGCCCATTGGGGCATGCTCAAAGGTTTAAAG GCGACTTGCTACCCGTCATTCATGGAGAAGTTCACTTCTGAAGTGATCCTTGTGAACTCCAGGGTGGTGGTGGATAGAAATGTGGTGACCAGCCAGGGTCCAGGAACAGCAATCGAGTTTGCTCTTGCTTTGGTGGAGCAGCTATATGACAAAGAGAAGATGGAGGAGGTTGCTGGACCTTTG GGAACTCCGTGCCCTTTATACTTTGAATTCTGCGGAGATGGTTCTCATTTGACCCCAAAAAGAGAATGGAGTGATGTAAGAGTTGTGAGAAAATTGCGAGGGTTGCGTCAGCAAGAGAAGTTTGCCGCACGTAATCATTTCAGAGGGCTGCGTGATAGTCAGCAAGCGGGCGGGCGCAGGCCTACTCCCCTATTCATGCTTGCAATGGATAACCTGAGGGATAGGAAGCTTGCAGAGCAGCGTACCAGGGATTCTGATATTCCAGAATATCTTACCTGTCCACTGTGTGGCCAAGTTATGATTGACCCGGTGACAATTGCCACGGGGAAG ACGTTTGACCAACAGTTCCTCAAGGATTGGTTTGAGAAGAAAGGACTTGTCTGTCCTCTGACCGGCGAGCCTGTATCAGGTGCTATTGTCCGGAACGAGCGAATTAGAGGCTACTTGAAGGAGTGGGAAGACTCTAAGGCGGAGCTGATCACCAAGGTTCAGTCTCGTATCTCATATAAGCCCTAA